One genomic window of Amphiura filiformis chromosome 3, Afil_fr2py, whole genome shotgun sequence includes the following:
- the LOC140147356 gene encoding uncharacterized protein, translating into MEREENHQLPMLDTLIHRKDTGSTKITIYRKPTHTDQYLLMDSHHPLQHKLGVIRTLVHRAESLVTEEEDKVLESEKIQKALGVCGYKRSHFAVANTHNPPNRQPSTTAVSKGSITLPYVRGASEGLRCILCKRGIQVHFKPRNTLRQFLVSPKDKIDKTEKCHTVYNIQCQNCNAAYIGETKRP; encoded by the coding sequence ATGGAACGGGAGGAAAACCATCAGCTTCCTATGCTCGACACCCTTATTCACAGAAAGGACACTGGCTCTACTAAAATTACCATCTACCGCAAGCCCACACACACCGACCAGTATCTGCTTATGGATTCGCACCACCCACTTCAACATAAGTTGGGGGTCATCAGAACATTGGTTCATAGAGCAGAGTCATTAGTCACAGAAGAAGAGGATAAAGTCCTGGAGTCGGAAAAGATCCAGAAAGCGCTAGGTGTGTGTGGCTACAAACGGTCACATTTCGCAGTTGCAAATACACACAATCCTCCCAACCGTCAACCCTCCACTACTGCTGTTTCCAAGGGTTCCATCACCCTTCCTTATGTTAGGGGAGCGTCTGAAGGACTTCGCTGCATTCTGTGCAAACGCGGTATACAAGTGCATTTTAAGCCAAGAAATACTCTTCGGCAATTCCTAGTGTCACCAAAGGACAAAATCGACAAGACTGAAAAGTGCCATACCGTGTACAATATCCAGTGCCAGAATTGCAATGCCGCTTATATCGGCGAGACCAAGCGCCCCTAG
- the LOC140147357 gene encoding uncharacterized protein, with protein MPEHRTDPPSIKLKSSVKGMEASNILKKTESKLLGERIRQTVFTLGVIKRQYEELETTIRSHVSRDLANRLAEVVERSRNRNTGSARCVKYYDRLREKSSPVLDTTLSQQQERWVVNKSDRELNDDEKSLLAKGMNYAVSPTSIPTIDLITGVELACNKLTDKTEKDQVRAEAVKVIGSSHAPKSNLTPGERKAMKNLRTDESVTILPSDKGRCTVVLNTTDHKQKVDDLLSDANTYTLLKRDPTRKYKEQLRGILKRLCDSDRITKAQYYLLMPSSDTVPRFYGLPKVHKPLSPLRPIVSSIGSVTYQVAKFVADIIAPLVDQSPHHIKNSADFAERMGNLTLHEGEIMVSYDVTGLFTNTPVPDALRVIRRRLEEDVTLPDRTTLSVDDVMELLTFCATSTYMMGLGKIYQQREVFAMGFPVSPLASNIFMEWFEVRALDTAPHVPS; from the coding sequence ATGCCGGAGCACAGGACTGACCCCCCTAGTATAAAATTGAAATCATCGGTAAAAGGGATGGAAGCGTCTAACATCTTGAAAAAGACTGAATCGAAACTTCTAGGGGAGAGGATCAGGCAGACTGTTTTTACGTTAGGAGTGATTAAACGCCAGTATGAGGAGTTGGAAACAACAATTAGATCTCACGTTTCGCGCGATTTGGCCAATAGATTGGCGGAAGTAGTGGAAAGGTCGCGTAATCGGAACACCGGAAGTGCAAGATGCGTCAAGTATTATGATCGGCTACGGGAAAAGTCATCGCCTGTGTTGGATACCACGTTGAGTCAACAACAAGAACGTTGGGTGGTAAATAAGTCGGATCGTGAGTTGAATGACGACGAAAAGAGCCTGTTAGCTAAAGGTATGAACTATGCTGTTTCCCCCACATCTATCCCCACCATTGATTTGATCACTGGTGTTGAACTGGCATGTAATAAGCTTACTGATAAGACTGAAAAAGACCAAGTCAGAGCCGAGGCTGTGAAAGTCATAGGATCTAGTCATGCACCCAAAAGTAACTTGACCCCTGGTGAAAGAAAAGCCATGAAAAATCTCCGTACTGATGAGAGTGTTACTATATTACCCAGTGACAAAGGTCGGTGTACAGTTGTCCTTAATACCACAGACCATAAGCAAAAAGTTGATGATCTGTTGAGCGATGCTAACACTTATACCCTTCTCAAGCGAGACCCCACTAGGAAGTACAAAGAACAATTAAGAGGGATCTTGAAAAGACTTTGTGATAGTGATCGTATTACGAAGGCTCAATACTACCTTCTCATGCCCTCGTCTGATACTGTGCCTCGCTTTTATGGCTTACCGAAGGTACACAAACCATTGTCCCCTCTGCGCCCCATCGTCTCGTCAATTGGGTCGGTCACTTACCAAGTGGCAAAATTTGTTGCGGACATTATTGCACCACTAGTAGACCAATCCCCACATCACATTAAGAACTCTGCGGATTTCGCTGAAAGAATGGGGAACCTCACACTACATGAAGGTGAAATCATGGTGTCGTACGATGTTACCGGACTGTTTACTAACACTCCAGTTCCGGATGCCCTCCGCGTTATCAGGAGGAGATTGGAGGAAGACGTCACCCTCCCTGATCGCACTACACTGTCTGTTGATGATGTTATGGAACTTCTTACGTTTTGCGCCACCTCCACATACATGATGGGATTGGGCAAAATTTACCAACAAAGAGAAGTTTTCGCGATGGGATTTCCGGTCTCGCCGCTCGCATCCAACATTTTCATGGAATGGTTTGAGGTCCGCGCACTAGATACTGCTCCCCACGTACCATCCTGA